The DNA segment CGAGGACCGATGGCAACGGGAATATCACGGCCGGTCACCCGGCGGGCGGCTTCAATAACCTCGGTGACTGAAAAACCCTGGCCATTGCCAAGGTTAAAGGCATCACAGACCGGATTGTTTTTAAGGTGTCGCAGGGCCAGGACATGGGCGTCGGCCAGGTCGGTGACATGGATATAATCCCGGATACAGGTCCGGTCCGGGGTGTCGTAATCATTGCCGAAAACGGTTATCGCCTCTTGCCGGCCCGCGGCCGCATCCAGCACCAGGGGGATGAGGTGGGTCTCCGGATCATGGTCCTCGCCGATTTCGCCGTCCGGGTCGGCGCCGGCGGCATTGAAATACCTGAGTGAAACGGAGCAAAGCCCATGGGCCTGGTGAAAATCAGCCAGCATCCGTTCGACCATCAGTTTGGAGGCGCCGTAGGGGTTGATGGGCTGCCGGGGGTGGGTCTCCGGAATCGGTATTTCCAGCGGCATGCCATAGGTGGCGCAGGAGCTGGAAAAAATCATCTCCTTCACCCCATGGTCCCGCATCGCCTCCAGCAGAGAGAGGGTGGAGGCCACGTTGTTGCGATAATACTTGCCGGGATTGTCCATTGACTCGCCGACATAGGCGTAGGCGGCAAAGTGGAGCACGGCCCGGGGGTGGTATTTCTCCAGCACCGCATCGAGCCGGCCGCGGTCACCAATATCGCCGACCTCCAGCGGTCCCCACTTGACCGCCCACTCATGGCCGTGGACAAGATTGTCATAGGACACCGGCA comes from the Desulfobacterales bacterium genome and includes:
- the galE gene encoding UDP-glucose 4-epimerase GalE, translating into MPPQPSQNSTTPIPVLVTGGAGYIGSHTCKALARAGYLPVSYDNLVHGHEWAVKWGPLEVGDIGDRGRLDAVLEKYHPRAVLHFAAYAYVGESMDNPGKYYRNNVASTLSLLEAMRDHGVKEMIFSSSCATYGMPLEIPIPETHPRQPINPYGASKLMVERMLADFHQAHGLCSVSLRYFNAAGADPDGEIGEDHDPETHLIPLVLDAAAGRQEAITVFGNDYDTPDRTCIRDYIHVTDLADAHVLALRHLKNNPVCDAFNLGNGQGFSVTEVIEAARRVTGRDIPVAIGPRRPGDPPRLVGDAARARKELGWQPNRAGLEQITGDAWKWHKIVNS